A DNA window from Haloactinospora alba contains the following coding sequences:
- a CDS encoding type II secretion system F family protein — MNYPLIIIGATVLTCVVGIWALFDLLAGREQNRALRARSAMLDVESRANHPMERLDNRLRRTELGHKIYLRIVRSGVKVRVSTFVVLMVGAGIAAIVFVWNFLAPVFGIAAAVGVGFLFFAYLKRQEERRKEEFTQQLPELARVLSNATQAGLALPTAVDMAADELSEPAGGELKRMAESMKVGQSFDSSARELRDRMPSREIGVLISTLLVASRSGGALVTALRHISETLESRKETRREVKTVLSETTATAWALGFMSVGSLFLVNMIQPGVIRTMTESLGGQVTLAVSCGLMILGISIVLRITKINY; from the coding sequence GTGAACTACCCACTGATCATCATTGGCGCCACGGTCCTCACCTGCGTGGTGGGGATCTGGGCGCTGTTCGACCTGCTCGCCGGCAGGGAACAGAACCGTGCGCTGCGCGCCCGCAGTGCCATGCTCGACGTCGAGTCCCGCGCCAACCACCCGATGGAACGGCTCGACAACCGCCTGCGCCGCACCGAGCTCGGGCACAAGATCTACCTACGTATCGTCCGCTCGGGTGTGAAGGTCCGGGTATCGACGTTCGTTGTTCTGATGGTCGGTGCCGGGATTGCGGCGATCGTGTTCGTGTGGAACTTCCTCGCGCCCGTCTTCGGTATCGCCGCGGCCGTGGGGGTCGGGTTCCTCTTCTTCGCCTACCTGAAGCGCCAGGAGGAGCGCCGCAAGGAAGAGTTCACCCAGCAGCTGCCGGAGCTTGCCCGGGTGCTGTCCAACGCGACCCAGGCGGGGTTGGCCCTGCCCACCGCCGTGGACATGGCAGCCGACGAGCTCAGTGAACCCGCCGGGGGAGAACTCAAACGGATGGCGGAGTCCATGAAGGTCGGCCAGTCGTTCGACTCGTCGGCACGGGAACTCCGCGACCGGATGCCCTCCCGCGAGATCGGTGTTCTGATCTCCACCCTGCTGGTGGCGTCCCGTTCCGGCGGTGCCCTGGTCACGGCCCTGCGCCACATCTCCGAGACGTTGGAGAGCCGCAAGGAGACCCGACGCGAGGTGAAGACCGTACTGAGCGAGACCACCGCGACCGCATGGGCACTGGGTTTCATGAGCGTGGGCTCGCTGTTCCTGGTCAACATGATCCAGCCGGGCGTCATCCGCACCATGACCGAGAGTCTCGGGGGACAGGTAACACTCGCGGTCTCCTGCGGACTCATGATTCTGGGTATCTCCATTGTCCTGCGTATCACGAAGATCAATTACTAG
- a CDS encoding CpaF family protein translates to MGLKDRLAEDRLVEQTSERGSIQHWRQRLLEEINLDDLAMLTLAQRRIRLEKVVGHILSREGPVLSDRERSAIIRRVVDEALGLGVLEPLLNDESVTEIMVNGPDSIYIERRGKVERIDTTFASEEQLHQTIDRIVSQVNRRVDESSPMVDARLPTGERVNVIIPPLSLSGPILTIRRFPKPFTIDELVGKGSLDEATGVLLAAMVRARFNIVVDGGTGTGKTTFLNALSGFVPGFERIVTIEDSAELQLQQEHVIRLESRPPNIEGTGQVSIRDLVRNSLRMRPDRIIVGEVRGGETMDMLQAMNTGHDGSLVTVHANSADDAIYRLQTLASMSEVKIPFEAIRDQINNAIEVIVHLDRAADGSRRVGEIAVVASNRRNDFRMQTLMEFVKEPLGPDRVVRGEFHHYPLPRHVAQRLITNGESIPQAFGVAEEGDLSRTRGVD, encoded by the coding sequence ATGGGACTCAAGGACCGCCTCGCTGAGGACCGCCTGGTCGAACAGACCTCGGAACGCGGCAGCATCCAGCACTGGCGGCAGCGGTTGCTCGAGGAGATCAACCTCGACGACCTCGCCATGCTCACCCTGGCCCAGCGCCGGATCCGGTTGGAGAAGGTCGTGGGCCATATCCTCTCCCGCGAAGGGCCGGTGCTCTCCGACCGGGAGCGCAGCGCCATCATCCGGCGGGTGGTGGACGAGGCCCTGGGTCTGGGGGTCCTCGAGCCGCTCCTCAACGACGAGAGCGTCACCGAGATCATGGTCAACGGCCCCGACAGCATCTACATCGAGCGCCGGGGCAAGGTGGAGCGCATCGACACCACGTTCGCCAGCGAGGAGCAGCTCCACCAGACGATCGACCGGATCGTCTCCCAGGTCAACCGGCGGGTGGACGAGTCTAGCCCCATGGTCGACGCCCGTCTTCCCACCGGGGAACGTGTCAACGTCATCATCCCTCCGCTGTCTCTGTCCGGGCCGATCCTGACCATCCGCCGGTTCCCCAAACCGTTCACCATCGACGAGCTCGTGGGGAAAGGCAGTCTGGACGAGGCCACGGGCGTGCTGCTGGCCGCCATGGTGCGCGCCCGTTTCAACATCGTGGTGGACGGCGGCACCGGCACCGGCAAAACCACGTTCCTGAACGCGCTCTCCGGTTTCGTCCCCGGTTTCGAACGCATCGTCACCATCGAGGACTCCGCGGAGCTCCAGCTCCAGCAGGAGCACGTGATCCGGTTGGAGTCCCGCCCGCCCAACATCGAGGGCACGGGCCAGGTCAGTATCCGCGACCTGGTGCGCAACTCGCTGCGGATGCGTCCCGACCGGATCATCGTCGGTGAGGTCCGGGGCGGCGAGACCATGGACATGCTGCAGGCGATGAACACCGGCCACGACGGTTCCCTCGTGACGGTGCACGCCAACTCGGCCGACGACGCCATCTACCGGCTGCAGACCCTGGCCTCCATGAGCGAGGTCAAGATCCCGTTCGAGGCGATCCGCGACCAGATCAACAACGCCATCGAGGTCATCGTCCACCTGGACCGGGCCGCCGACGGTTCCCGCCGGGTCGGTGAGATCGCCGTCGTCGCGTCCAACCGCCGCAACGACTTCCGGATGCAGACCCTCATGGAGTTCGTCAAGGAACCGCTCGGTCCGGACCGCGTCGTACGCGGGGAGTTCCACCATTACCCCCTGCCCCGGCACGTCGCCCAGCGGTTGATCACCAACGGTGAAAGCATCCCGCAGGCGTTCGGCGTGGCCGAGGAGGGCGACCTCTCCAGAACGCGGGGGGTGGACTGA
- a CDS encoding TadE/TadG family type IV pilus assembly protein: protein MPHLRSLRPSSRRRGDRGAQMVEFAAYLPIVLLVVVLVMEAFFTFTAIERIESAARAGARVAGEGGFEHASATARQSLPGWLDDAVIHSGRDGNGGVYTEVSVNTPLMWKNAPLTIELNRRVEMPTV, encoded by the coding sequence ATGCCACACTTACGCTCCCTTCGGCCCTCGTCCCGCCGACGCGGCGACCGCGGGGCGCAGATGGTCGAGTTCGCCGCCTACCTGCCGATCGTGCTCCTGGTCGTCGTTCTCGTGATGGAGGCGTTCTTCACGTTCACCGCGATCGAACGGATCGAGTCCGCCGCGCGCGCCGGAGCCCGGGTCGCCGGGGAGGGCGGGTTCGAGCATGCCAGTGCCACCGCGCGCCAGTCCCTGCCGGGCTGGCTGGACGACGCCGTCATCCACTCCGGCAGGGACGGCAACGGCGGGGTGTACACGGAGGTCTCCGTCAACACCCCCTTGATGTGGAAGAACGCTCCGCTCACCATCGAACTCAACCGCCGCGTGGAGATGCCGACCGTCTGA
- a CDS encoding AAA family ATPase, which translates to MAYQVMLGVPSAELEASLSAGFEELADSQLVSVHQSSREILDTVPKISNLDVVLIHEQLGPLPVLELIRELSRNHPQLAVILLVDEVQADTFNQAMEAGARGVLGTNATLEELSSRISTAAEWSRTLRRHLEAASLDVPVSGSRGSIVALSGSKGGVGTTTTAIQMALTAAKAGRVVCLVDLDLQTGDVPSYLDLNHRRSIVDLVEAADDISAAMLSDTLFVHPDGIHVLLAPSEGERGEDVTGRAARQILGALRSRYEVVIVDCGASMTEAGAMAVELADTSLVVVSPDLPAIRGGQRLVAMWDRLQIRKKDDVTSLLTRQSRKNEIQPDFVRKLLGTPMLKTALPANFRALEEATNTGDPLRVTDEAFRKSLRQLSDEAGILHSQEPERDQFRDEEMKPASRSGKSARKLLGGKRKDEGDDSGVALVELAALVPLFIFFALLVWQVVLVGLTSMYASHAAAEGARQAAVTPDNEEKAAYEARKRIAEPWSKSERFSLDISHPKDRDDNDGSFVQVSIATPSVLPGFDTPWEIGAETRIVPEGHR; encoded by the coding sequence ATGGCCTATCAGGTAATGCTCGGCGTCCCCAGCGCCGAACTGGAGGCGTCACTCAGCGCCGGATTCGAGGAACTCGCCGACAGCCAGCTGGTGAGTGTGCACCAGTCGTCCCGCGAGATCCTCGACACGGTCCCCAAGATCAGCAACCTGGACGTGGTCCTGATCCACGAACAGCTCGGACCGTTGCCGGTACTGGAGCTCATCCGGGAGCTGTCCCGCAACCATCCGCAGCTCGCTGTCATCCTGCTCGTGGACGAGGTGCAGGCGGACACCTTCAACCAGGCCATGGAGGCCGGGGCGCGGGGTGTCCTGGGCACCAACGCCACGCTCGAGGAACTGAGCAGCCGCATCAGCACGGCGGCGGAGTGGTCGCGCACGCTGCGCCGCCACCTGGAAGCGGCCTCCCTCGACGTTCCGGTCTCGGGCAGCCGCGGCTCGATCGTCGCGCTGTCCGGCAGCAAGGGCGGGGTGGGAACCACCACGACAGCCATCCAGATGGCGCTGACCGCCGCCAAGGCGGGCCGTGTCGTCTGCCTGGTCGACCTCGACCTGCAGACCGGCGACGTTCCCAGCTACCTGGACCTGAACCACCGCCGCAGCATCGTCGACCTGGTGGAGGCCGCCGACGACATCAGCGCGGCGATGCTGTCCGACACGCTGTTCGTCCACCCCGACGGGATCCACGTACTGCTGGCCCCCAGCGAGGGCGAACGCGGCGAGGACGTCACCGGGCGGGCGGCCCGCCAGATCCTGGGGGCGCTGCGTTCCCGCTACGAGGTCGTCATCGTCGACTGCGGGGCATCGATGACCGAGGCCGGGGCCATGGCGGTCGAGCTCGCCGACACCTCCCTCGTCGTGGTCTCCCCCGACCTTCCCGCCATCCGCGGCGGGCAGCGGCTCGTCGCCATGTGGGACCGGCTGCAGATACGCAAGAAGGACGACGTCACCAGCCTGTTGACGCGTCAGAGCCGGAAGAACGAGATCCAGCCGGACTTCGTCCGCAAACTGCTCGGCACCCCGATGCTGAAAACCGCGCTTCCCGCCAACTTCCGCGCCCTGGAGGAAGCGACCAACACCGGGGATCCCCTGCGGGTGACGGACGAGGCCTTCCGGAAGTCCCTGCGGCAGCTCTCCGACGAGGCGGGGATCCTCCACTCGCAGGAGCCCGAACGCGACCAGTTCCGCGACGAGGAGATGAAACCCGCCTCCCGCAGCGGAAAGAGCGCGAGGAAGCTCCTCGGTGGAAAGAGGAAGGACGAGGGCGACGACAGCGGCGTCGCCCTGGTGGAGCTGGCCGCGCTGGTGCCGCTGTTCATCTTCTTCGCGCTCCTGGTGTGGCAGGTCGTCCTCGTCGGGCTCACGTCGATGTACGCCAGCCACGCGGCCGCCGAAGGCGCGCGCCAGGCCGCGGTCACCCCCGACAACGAGGAGAAGGCCGCCTACGAGGCCAGGAAACGGATCGCCGAACCGTGGAGCAAGAGCGAACGCTTCTCCCTGGACATCTCCCACCCCAAGGACCGCGACGACAACGACGGTTCCTTCGTCCAGGTCAGCATCGCCACCCCCTCGGTTCTTCCCGGTTTCGACACCCCCTGGGAGATCGGTGCGGAAACCCGGATCGTCCCGGAGGGACATCGCTGA
- the cpaB gene encoding Flp pilus assembly protein CpaB, with amino-acid sequence MNPRQRRGILLMIVAGIGALAITFTMVSYIGSLQAEMGSYRTVLQLNTDVPADEPLDESMFKETEVPAKFFQDSFVKQLSDLDLGSNQAPVAAAALDEGTLLQTSMVTSAPDLKSGEREVAVMVDAEAGVAGKLRPGSKVDVYGAVDPQQEDDQPCVVRALTEVEVIESGAARTGDDEEAQQANQLPVTFRLSPEETLELNYVESFSNSLRLALISSEGGGKPGTSEVCSDSLSDLGSSDDGQE; translated from the coding sequence ATGAACCCCCGACAGCGGCGCGGCATCCTGCTGATGATCGTGGCCGGGATCGGCGCTCTCGCGATCACGTTCACCATGGTCAGCTACATCGGATCGCTGCAGGCCGAGATGGGCAGCTACCGTACCGTGCTGCAGCTGAACACGGACGTTCCCGCTGACGAACCGCTCGACGAGAGCATGTTCAAGGAGACCGAGGTCCCGGCGAAGTTCTTCCAGGACTCGTTCGTGAAACAGCTCTCCGACCTCGACCTGGGCTCCAACCAGGCTCCCGTCGCCGCGGCGGCGCTGGACGAGGGCACGCTCCTGCAGACCAGCATGGTCACCTCCGCGCCCGACCTGAAGTCCGGTGAGCGGGAGGTCGCGGTCATGGTGGACGCCGAGGCCGGGGTGGCCGGCAAGCTCCGGCCCGGTTCCAAGGTGGACGTCTACGGCGCGGTCGACCCCCAGCAGGAGGACGACCAGCCCTGCGTGGTGCGGGCGCTGACCGAGGTCGAGGTGATCGAGTCCGGCGCGGCGCGCACCGGGGATGACGAGGAAGCCCAGCAGGCGAACCAGCTCCCCGTGACGTTCCGCCTCTCCCCCGAGGAGACCCTGGAGCTGAACTACGTGGAGAGCTTCTCCAACAGTCTGCGCCTGGCCCTGATCAGCTCGGAGGGCGGCGGCAAGCCCGGAACGTCGGAGGTCTGCAGCGACAGCCTCTCCGACCTCGGCTCCAGTGACGACGGGCAGGAGTAG
- the orn gene encoding oligoribonuclease → MNDCLVWIDCEMTGLDLENDALIEVACLITDGELNQLDEGIDVVIKPPQAALDQMGEFVTEMHTTSGLLDALDSGISLEEAEDLVLEHIKRYVPEPNKVPLCGNSIATDRLFLTRDMPRVHEHLHYRMVDVSSIKELLRRWYPRLYFAAPDKNGGHRALADITDSIRELRYYRAAAFVAQPGPDSATARSIAADIAGGGSPSEQGETQ, encoded by the coding sequence ATGAATGATTGCCTGGTGTGGATCGACTGTGAGATGACGGGGCTCGACCTCGAGAACGACGCGCTGATCGAGGTGGCGTGCCTGATCACGGACGGCGAGCTCAACCAGTTGGATGAGGGGATCGACGTGGTCATCAAGCCGCCGCAGGCGGCCCTGGACCAGATGGGTGAGTTCGTCACGGAGATGCACACCACATCCGGTCTGCTCGACGCGCTCGACAGCGGTATATCGCTGGAGGAAGCGGAGGACCTCGTCCTCGAGCACATCAAACGCTACGTTCCGGAGCCGAACAAAGTACCGCTGTGTGGGAACTCCATCGCCACCGACCGGTTGTTCCTCACCCGGGACATGCCGCGTGTCCACGAGCACCTGCACTACCGCATGGTGGACGTCTCCAGCATCAAGGAGCTACTCCGCCGCTGGTATCCCCGCCTCTACTTCGCCGCACCGGACAAGAACGGCGGCCATCGGGCCCTGGCGGACATCACCGACAGCATCCGGGAGCTGCGCTACTACCGCGCCGCCGCCTTCGTCGCACAGCCCGGCCCGGACAGTGCGACAGCACGCTCCATCGCCGCCGACATCGCCGGGGGCGGCTCCCCGTCCGAACAGGGTGAAACGCAGTAG
- a CDS encoding DUF2510 domain-containing protein: MGGSIEPGWYADPRGDSDQIRWWNGNEWTGHVRSLSELRSQAAQQPQQPQQPQQEEDTSATADLSSMSARADDAEDTERTSPDVGSAQQGDDAPSTMRIDPGQTPQQADDAPSTMRIDPGQTPQQADDAPSTMRIDPGQTPQPSESPAAPERTAALGEEADANRSAPQEEDPFQANDEPTADVLGGSDQDAPSTAVFDPGDPQHTSVASHPAEDGSDDDEQGSKFNKFLGNLREGISEIAEERKQRQQEQQKKKEEEAQKRAQQEEEERQRRAAEAAQQPQPSGSEPGAGDSGPAAGAPPADSPHTPASSESGSSSEAAVPHPDPYHGNAPGMPSGAQPPGEAASGFGQQPPMPPQGPSGAQPGFGGSPASGPQHGYPQQPGAPGHSQGPPSGGQQAPPPPPAGPPPGAAPQGPPPGYPPPPEQRPSGANAPPPPPPGYPQHAPQGPPPPFPPEGQQGQPPQPPGPHGQPPGPPPGQHPPGVQPPGGYPPGAPPTAGQPPHMAAGPGGQQPGPPQGQPPMGGPGWGPPDGAHPPQQPHQQEKKKGRGCLGCFLVLLLLTVVVVGVGAYLQFSGTYDVMWEIFAVDVG; this comes from the coding sequence ATGGGTGGATCGATCGAGCCAGGCTGGTACGCGGACCCTCGGGGCGACAGCGACCAGATCCGATGGTGGAACGGCAACGAATGGACGGGGCACGTCCGTTCGCTCTCCGAGCTGCGCTCGCAGGCCGCGCAACAGCCGCAGCAGCCGCAGCAGCCGCAGCAGGAGGAGGACACCTCGGCGACAGCCGACCTGAGCAGCATGTCCGCGCGCGCTGACGACGCGGAGGACACGGAGAGGACGTCGCCCGACGTCGGCTCTGCCCAACAGGGTGACGACGCGCCGAGCACCATGCGCATCGACCCCGGCCAAACCCCCCAACAGGCCGACGACGCCCCCAGCACCATGCGCATCGACCCCGGCCAAACCCCCCAACAGGCCGACGACGCCCCCAGCACCATGCGCATCGACCCCGGCCAAACCCCCCAACCGTCGGAGTCGCCGGCGGCTCCGGAACGTACGGCCGCCCTGGGCGAGGAAGCCGACGCCAACCGGAGCGCCCCCCAGGAAGAGGACCCGTTCCAGGCCAACGACGAGCCCACCGCGGACGTTCTCGGCGGCAGCGACCAGGACGCGCCCAGCACGGCCGTGTTCGACCCCGGCGACCCGCAGCACACCTCGGTTGCTTCCCACCCCGCCGAGGACGGCTCCGACGATGACGAGCAGGGGTCCAAGTTCAACAAGTTCCTCGGCAACCTCCGGGAGGGGATCTCGGAGATCGCCGAGGAACGCAAACAGCGGCAGCAGGAACAGCAGAAGAAGAAAGAGGAGGAGGCCCAGAAGCGGGCCCAGCAGGAAGAGGAGGAACGCCAGCGGCGCGCTGCCGAAGCGGCGCAGCAGCCGCAGCCAAGCGGCTCCGAACCGGGAGCGGGAGACAGCGGCCCCGCGGCGGGCGCGCCCCCGGCGGACTCCCCGCACACCCCCGCCAGCAGCGAGTCCGGCTCATCCTCCGAGGCGGCTGTCCCGCACCCCGACCCGTACCACGGCAACGCCCCGGGAATGCCCTCGGGCGCCCAACCCCCCGGTGAGGCAGCCAGCGGTTTCGGTCAACAACCGCCGATGCCTCCGCAGGGGCCTTCCGGAGCGCAGCCCGGTTTCGGCGGCTCGCCCGCGTCCGGACCGCAGCACGGGTATCCGCAGCAACCCGGGGCTCCCGGACACTCGCAGGGTCCTCCTTCCGGCGGCCAACAGGCTCCTCCTCCCCCACCCGCCGGGCCTCCGCCCGGCGCTGCCCCCCAGGGACCGCCTCCGGGGTACCCGCCGCCTCCGGAACAACGGCCGAGCGGAGCCAACGCACCACCACCGCCGCCCCCCGGCTACCCGCAGCATGCTCCGCAGGGGCCGCCTCCGCCGTTCCCACCGGAAGGGCAGCAGGGACAACCTCCCCAACCTCCCGGTCCGCACGGTCAGCCGCCCGGCCCGCCTCCCGGTCAGCATCCGCCCGGGGTGCAGCCTCCCGGCGGCTACCCTCCGGGGGCTCCGCCCACCGCCGGGCAACCGCCCCACATGGCCGCGGGACCCGGCGGGCAGCAGCCGGGCCCGCCGCAGGGGCAGCCGCCCATGGGCGGACCGGGGTGGGGGCCGCCCGACGGGGCTCACCCTCCCCAACAGCCCCACCAGCAGGAGAAGAAGAAGGGGCGCGGTTGCCTCGGGTGCTTCCTCGTCCTGCTCCTGCTGACCGTCGTCGTTGTCGGTGTCGGGGCTTACCTGCAGTTCTCCGGCACCTACGACGTCATGTGGGAGATCTTCGCCGTCGACGTCGGCTGA
- a CDS encoding substrate-binding and VWA domain-containing protein — MRRNSRDSSPDDRSPATGPPRGRRRRRGGGAVAALAGAAAILLGLGVTGWYVLNNWGGCSGQDLALDVAVSPDLVPAMDEIATRFNEAQHNVDDRCVTADVRGVDPANVAYGITGTGPSTDDAESDVWVPDSSLWTTIVENEAENTTFTDTGTSVATSPLVLAQPEGTTDDAAPSSWKELVPTEAPGNNADANMRLMEPTRNSSGMATFALIADAIGAQAAEESPQFVAAIQSLQQGAAPDKSTAFTALSEYSDGTPPLMALSEQAAWRYNTENSDSPAHVRYPEGGTYTLDYPYVVRDTSTALAQAAERFRETLTKEPAQNTLTSKGFRSAEGEADTDALTEEFGFQEDPPEDVPAPSAQKVQDLTSAWNQFKLDSRMLTIVDVSGSMLEPVPGTDMNRMEVTRKTAIEGLDMLPPGSELGLWRFSVKINNDLDYEELLPVADLSGDAEGGATYKEAMAAEWRNLEPVPDGDTGLYDTYLAAYRQMARSYQSDRVNSILMFTDGNNDDEDSIELDKLVETLKKESDPEQPIPIFTIAFGPDIDPEPLERISEVTGGAAYTTEDPAEIGDIFLEAFAQRLSPPGDGEDPE, encoded by the coding sequence GTGAGACGTAACAGCAGAGACAGCTCCCCCGACGACCGCTCGCCGGCGACCGGCCCGCCCCGCGGGCGGCGACGACGCCGGGGAGGCGGCGCCGTCGCCGCGCTGGCCGGCGCTGCCGCGATCCTGCTCGGCCTCGGGGTCACTGGCTGGTACGTACTGAACAACTGGGGCGGGTGTTCCGGTCAGGACCTCGCGCTCGACGTCGCCGTGAGCCCGGACCTCGTTCCGGCGATGGACGAGATCGCCACCCGGTTCAACGAAGCCCAGCACAACGTGGACGACCGGTGTGTCACCGCCGACGTACGCGGGGTGGACCCGGCCAACGTGGCCTACGGCATCACGGGCACCGGACCCAGCACCGATGACGCCGAATCCGACGTGTGGGTGCCGGACTCCTCACTGTGGACCACCATCGTGGAGAACGAGGCCGAGAACACCACCTTCACCGACACCGGGACATCGGTCGCGACCTCTCCCCTGGTCCTGGCCCAGCCGGAAGGCACCACCGACGACGCCGCCCCGTCCTCCTGGAAGGAACTCGTCCCCACCGAAGCCCCGGGAAACAACGCGGACGCGAACATGCGGCTGATGGAGCCGACACGCAACTCCTCGGGTATGGCGACGTTCGCGCTGATAGCCGACGCTATCGGGGCACAGGCCGCGGAGGAGAGTCCGCAGTTCGTCGCCGCCATCCAGTCCCTGCAACAGGGCGCCGCCCCGGACAAGAGCACCGCCTTCACGGCGCTGAGCGAGTACTCCGACGGCACCCCACCGCTGATGGCCCTCTCGGAGCAGGCGGCGTGGCGCTACAACACGGAGAACAGCGACTCCCCGGCCCACGTGCGCTATCCCGAGGGGGGAACCTACACACTGGACTACCCCTACGTCGTACGGGACACCAGCACCGCCCTGGCCCAGGCCGCCGAACGTTTCCGCGAGACACTCACCAAGGAACCGGCGCAGAACACCCTCACCAGCAAGGGGTTCCGCTCGGCCGAGGGTGAGGCCGACACCGACGCCCTCACCGAGGAGTTCGGTTTCCAGGAGGATCCCCCAGAGGACGTACCAGCCCCCTCAGCGCAGAAGGTGCAGGACCTGACGTCGGCGTGGAACCAGTTCAAGCTGGACAGCCGGATGCTGACCATCGTCGACGTGTCCGGCTCCATGCTGGAGCCGGTCCCCGGGACGGACATGAACCGCATGGAGGTCACGCGCAAGACCGCCATCGAGGGGCTCGACATGCTCCCGCCCGGTTCGGAACTGGGGCTCTGGAGGTTCTCCGTCAAGATCAACAACGACCTCGACTACGAGGAGCTCCTCCCGGTGGCCGACCTCAGCGGCGACGCCGAGGGGGGAGCCACGTACAAGGAGGCGATGGCCGCCGAATGGCGCAACCTCGAACCCGTGCCGGACGGGGACACGGGACTGTACGACACCTACCTCGCCGCGTACCGGCAGATGGCACGCTCCTACCAGAGCGACCGGGTCAATTCGATTCTGATGTTCACCGACGGCAACAACGACGACGAGGACAGCATCGAGCTGGACAAACTCGTGGAAACCCTGAAGAAGGAATCGGATCCGGAACAACCCATCCCGATCTTCACCATCGCTTTCGGACCCGATATCGACCCCGAACCGCTGGAGCGGATATCCGAGGTGACGGGTGGCGCTGCCTACACGACGGAGGATCCCGCAGAGATCGGCGACATCTTCCTGGAGGCGTTCGCGCAGCGCCTCAGCCCGCCCGGTGACGGGGAGGACCCGGAGTAA